From a single Aestuariibius sp. HNIBRBA575 genomic region:
- a CDS encoding peptide chain release factor 3 produces MTNRPDLPPEIARRRTFAIISHPDAGKTTLTEKFLLYGGAIQMAGQVRAKGEARRTRSDFMQMEKDRGISVSASAMSFDFNGNRFNLVDTPGHSDFSEDTYRTLTAVDAAVMVIDGAKGVESQTQKLFEVCRLRDLPILTFCNKMDRESRDTFEIIDEIQENLAIDVTPASWPIGLGRDFIGCYDLLRDRLELMDRADRNKISESIEINGLDDPKLAEHVPAELLETFLEEVEMAKELLPTLDPQAVLEGHMTPIWFGSAINSFGVQELMNGISKYGPEPQIQNAEPRKIAPEEPKVAGFVFKVQANMDPKHRDRVAFVRMASGHFKRGMKLTHVRTKKPMAISNPVLFLASDRELAEEAWAGDIIGIPNHGQLRIGDTLTEGEALRVSGIPSFAPELLQGVRAGDPMKAKHLEKALHQFAEEGAAKVFKPSIGSGFIVGVVGALQFEVLASRIELEYGLPVRFDQSQFTSARWVSGDKTAVDKFCDTNKQHIAYDHDGDIVYLTRLQWDIDRVARDYPDVNLTATKEMMV; encoded by the coding sequence ATGACAAATCGCCCTGATCTACCGCCTGAAATCGCCCGCCGTCGGACATTTGCGATCATTTCGCATCCCGATGCCGGGAAAACGACGCTGACAGAAAAATTCCTGCTTTATGGCGGTGCCATTCAGATGGCCGGTCAGGTGCGCGCCAAAGGCGAAGCCCGCCGCACCCGGTCAGACTTTATGCAGATGGAAAAAGACCGCGGTATTTCGGTATCTGCGTCCGCTATGTCGTTTGATTTTAACGGCAACCGGTTCAATCTGGTCGACACGCCCGGTCACTCGGATTTTTCCGAAGACACCTATCGCACATTGACGGCTGTGGATGCGGCCGTGATGGTGATTGATGGCGCCAAAGGTGTCGAAAGCCAGACCCAGAAACTGTTCGAAGTCTGCCGTCTGCGCGACCTGCCGATCCTGACTTTCTGTAATAAAATGGATCGCGAAAGCCGCGACACATTTGAAATCATTGACGAAATTCAGGAAAACCTCGCGATTGATGTCACTCCGGCCTCTTGGCCGATTGGGCTGGGTCGCGATTTTATCGGCTGTTACGACCTGTTGCGGGACCGGCTGGAACTGATGGATCGGGCGGATCGGAACAAGATTTCCGAAAGCATCGAAATCAACGGATTGGACGACCCCAAACTGGCCGAACATGTGCCCGCAGAGCTGTTGGAAACATTCCTGGAAGAGGTCGAAATGGCCAAAGAATTGTTACCAACGCTCGACCCGCAGGCCGTCCTAGAAGGGCATATGACCCCGATCTGGTTTGGCTCTGCGATCAATTCGTTTGGGGTGCAGGAATTGATGAACGGGATCAGCAAATACGGCCCCGAACCGCAAATCCAAAACGCAGAACCCCGCAAAATTGCCCCCGAAGAACCCAAAGTCGCAGGCTTTGTGTTTAAGGTGCAGGCCAATATGGATCCCAAACACCGCGACCGGGTTGCCTTTGTGCGCATGGCGTCGGGCCATTTCAAACGCGGCATGAAACTAACCCATGTGCGGACCAAAAAACCGATGGCAATATCCAATCCGGTTCTGTTTCTGGCATCCGACCGTGAATTGGCCGAAGAAGCATGGGCCGGTGACATCATCGGCATTCCCAACCACGGGCAATTGCGCATCGGCGACACCCTAACCGAAGGCGAAGCCCTGCGGGTGTCGGGCATTCCGTCCTTTGCGCCCGAATTGTTGCAAGGCGTGCGCGCAGGCGATCCGATGAAGGCCAAACATCTGGAAAAGGCCCTGCATCAATTTGCCGAAGAAGGGGCCGCCAAAGTGTTCAAACCGTCCATCGGATCAGGCTTTATTGTCGGTGTGGTTGGCGCGTTGCAATTCGAAGTTCTGGCATCACGGATTGAGCTGGAATACGGCCTGCCCGTGCGGTTCGATCAATCTCAGTTCACATCCGCCCGCTGGGTCAGTGGTGACAAAACGGCCGTGGACAAATTCTGTGACACCAACAAACAGCACATCGCCTATGATCATGACGGCGACATTGTGTATCTGACACGGTTGCAATGGGACATTGACCGTGTGGCGCGCGATTACCCGGATGTTAATCTGACCGCGACCAAAGAAATGATGGTCTAG
- a CDS encoding ribonuclease J yields MSGERLIYLPLGGAGEIGMNCYVYGYGKPDQERLIVVDLGVTFPDMDTTPGVDLILPDISWLVERRDRIEAVVITHAHEDHVGAVGHLYNKLGAPILARTFTANIARRKLDEHGIPKDVVQTVSPYPEMLDLGPFKMGFLPVSHSIPESAGLVIDSPAGRIVHTGDFKIDETPVVGDPFDRDLWAEVSKSGVKALVCDSTNVFSIAEGRSEASIAYEIEALMGEMKGMVVATTFASNIARLKTLAESASRAGRSVCLLGRAMRRMIEAALETGILTDFPKVVSPEDAKSIPRENLFLLVTGSQGERRAASAQLANGKYMGLTLKEGDTFLFSSKTIPGNERGVIRIMNQLSEKGVDVIDDHGGRYHVSGHANRPDLEEMHRIVNPQILVPMHGEHRHLREHAKIADSKGLQGVVAVNGMMIDLTGNEPRVAEYIETGRTYLDGSVKIGAMDGIVRDRIRMALNGHVLVTLIIDEDGSPLGEPWCEIMGLPEVGTSNAPLQDFLENDLGQFLMRASDKTLIDDATLEKELRTITRRTAQSEIGKKPEVTVIISRLA; encoded by the coding sequence ATGAGCGGTGAACGACTGATATATCTGCCTTTGGGCGGCGCCGGTGAAATCGGCATGAACTGCTATGTCTACGGCTATGGCAAACCAGATCAGGAACGTCTGATCGTGGTCGATCTGGGGGTTACGTTCCCTGATATGGATACCACGCCCGGTGTCGATTTGATCCTTCCGGATATTTCATGGCTGGTGGAACGTCGTGATCGGATCGAAGCCGTGGTCATCACCCATGCGCACGAAGATCACGTTGGTGCGGTTGGTCATCTATATAACAAGCTGGGCGCACCGATTTTGGCCCGGACATTCACCGCCAACATCGCGCGGCGCAAATTGGACGAACATGGCATCCCCAAGGATGTGGTTCAAACCGTGTCGCCCTATCCAGAAATGCTGGACCTTGGCCCGTTCAAAATGGGGTTCTTGCCTGTGTCCCATTCGATCCCCGAAAGCGCGGGATTGGTGATCGACAGCCCTGCAGGGCGGATTGTGCATACCGGCGATTTCAAAATCGACGAAACCCCGGTGGTGGGCGACCCGTTTGATCGTGACTTATGGGCTGAGGTATCAAAATCAGGCGTCAAAGCGTTGGTTTGTGACAGCACGAATGTGTTTTCCATCGCCGAAGGCCGGTCAGAGGCGTCCATCGCCTATGAAATCGAGGCGTTGATGGGCGAAATGAAGGGCATGGTGGTGGCGACCACCTTTGCATCTAACATTGCGCGTTTGAAAACATTGGCCGAATCCGCATCCCGTGCGGGGCGTTCCGTCTGTCTGCTAGGGCGGGCCATGCGCCGGATGATCGAAGCGGCGTTGGAAACCGGAATTCTGACCGATTTCCCCAAAGTGGTGTCACCTGAGGATGCCAAATCCATCCCCCGCGAAAACCTGTTCCTGCTGGTCACCGGGTCACAAGGCGAACGCCGCGCCGCCAGCGCCCAATTGGCCAATGGCAAATATATGGGCCTGACGCTGAAAGAGGGCGATACGTTCCTGTTTAGCTCAAAAACCATCCCCGGCAATGAACGTGGCGTGATCCGGATCATGAACCAATTGTCCGAAAAGGGCGTTGACGTGATCGACGATCATGGCGGGCGTTATCACGTGTCCGGCCATGCCAACCGCCCCGATCTGGAAGAAATGCATCGCATTGTAAATCCACAGATTTTGGTGCCTATGCATGGCGAACATCGGCATCTGCGTGAACACGCAAAAATTGCCGATTCCAAAGGCTTACAAGGCGTTGTTGCCGTAAATGGCATGATGATCGATCTGACCGGAAACGAACCACGCGTGGCGGAATATATCGAAACCGGGCGGACATACTTGGATGGATCGGTCAAAATCGGTGCGATGGATGGCATTGTGCGGGATCGTATCCGCATGGCGTTAAACGGGCATGTTTTGGTCACCTTGATCATCGACGAAGACGGATCACCCTTGGGCGAACCTTGGTGCGAAATCATGGGCTTGCCTGAAGTGGGCACATCGAATGCGCCACTGCAGGATTTTCTGGAAAACGATCTGGGCCAATTTCTGATGCGTGCCAGCGACAAAACCCTGATCGATGATGCCACATTGGAAAAAGAGCTGCGCACCATAACCCGGCGCACCGCCCAATCGGAAATCGGTAAAAAACCAGAAGTGACGGTGATCATAAGTCGGCTGGCGTGA
- a CDS encoding ABC transporter ATP-binding protein — MPNATAHPRLEISNLRRDYSGKQVVDDVSLSVQPGQVTCLLGPSGCGKSTTLRMIAGVEMQDSGEIYVDGNLVCDTVFRIPPEDRQIGLMFQDFALFPHLDVFKNVAFGLKKSTGDIKHRVEEMLEKVGMLSHMHSYPHELSGGEQQRVALARALAPKPRIMLMDEPFSGLDDRLRDGIRDQTLDLLKAEGAAVLLVTHEPTEAMRMADEIALMRHGKIVQQGAPYNIYNSPVDREAAAFFSDINVICGEIKGALTDTPFGQFLTPGQPDGTKVDIVFRPQHVKIDFDRNGRGPNPTTTEGVPARAIVRRSRFLGQMSLIEFQMELDGNVVTAQVPSVFLPKPGTVLWLMIRRDRCFVFPQG, encoded by the coding sequence GTGCCCAACGCCACTGCTCATCCCAGATTGGAAATTAGCAACCTGCGTCGTGATTACTCAGGCAAACAGGTTGTCGATGATGTGTCGCTAAGCGTGCAGCCCGGACAGGTGACCTGCCTGTTGGGGCCGTCAGGGTGCGGGAAATCAACGACTTTGCGGATGATCGCCGGCGTCGAAATGCAGGATTCCGGCGAAATCTATGTGGATGGCAATCTGGTATGTGACACTGTGTTTCGTATCCCCCCAGAGGATCGCCAGATCGGGTTGATGTTTCAGGATTTTGCGCTGTTTCCGCATCTGGACGTGTTCAAAAATGTCGCCTTTGGCCTGAAAAAATCCACAGGCGATATCAAACATCGCGTTGAGGAAATGTTGGAAAAGGTCGGAATGCTGAGCCATATGCATTCTTATCCACATGAATTGTCTGGCGGCGAACAACAGCGTGTTGCGTTGGCCCGTGCCTTGGCACCCAAGCCGCGGATCATGTTGATGGATGAACCGTTTTCGGGGCTGGATGACCGGCTGCGCGATGGCATCCGCGATCAGACATTGGATTTGCTAAAGGCCGAAGGTGCGGCCGTTCTGCTGGTCACACATGAACCTACAGAAGCGATGCGCATGGCCGATGAAATTGCGCTGATGCGGCACGGGAAAATTGTGCAACAGGGCGCCCCTTATAATATCTACAATTCCCCGGTGGATCGCGAAGCCGCTGCTTTTTTCAGTGATATCAATGTGATATGCGGCGAAATTAAAGGGGCGTTGACGGATACTCCGTTTGGTCAATTCCTGACACCGGGCCAGCCGGACGGCACCAAAGTGGACATCGTTTTTCGCCCGCAACACGTGAAAATCGACTTTGACCGCAATGGTCGTGGGCCCAATCCCACCACCACAGAAGGCGTCCCCGCCCGCGCGATTGTGCGGCGGTCCCGGTTTTTAGGACAGATGAGCCTGATTGAATTTCAAATGGAACTGGACGGCAATGTGGTCACGGCTCAGGTGCCATCTGTGTTTTTGCCCAAACCAGGCACTGTATTATGGCTGATGATCCGTCGCGATCGCTGTTTTGTGTTCCCTCAGGGTTAA
- a CDS encoding Hint domain-containing protein: MTNQTQAIQTLPVYAAEDFVVTHGVAEGEALSFADELMVDDTYGLDDRARRLRLTISMLEDSKHFSIAPGSEVGTLDNTVVLDSCITLMAPDSTTYEALILVEVENDEVAGLYLLPLASLVPDLEYRLVGVDRDAAASKFSEVACVSFTRNTKITMADGTQVPIEDLHIGDKVLTRDAGAQEIRWIGHSTVRAVGAFAPVVIRKGTLHNENDLIVSPDHRIFVYQRRDRLGAGRSEVLVKVRHLINGTSVYQQDGGFVDYYQLLFDDHQIIYAEGIAAESLLVDQRTKGALPQHVQDNLNQALGGHIRSHHLDFEVTESLLSQPDAVELLKRASSS, from the coding sequence ATGACGAACCAAACCCAAGCGATTCAGACCCTACCCGTTTACGCGGCTGAGGATTTCGTCGTGACGCATGGGGTTGCTGAGGGCGAAGCGTTGTCCTTTGCGGACGAATTGATGGTCGATGACACATATGGGCTGGATGATCGGGCCCGCCGTCTGCGGTTGACGATTTCAATGTTAGAAGACAGCAAACATTTCAGCATTGCCCCCGGATCAGAGGTGGGAACGCTTGATAACACTGTGGTTTTGGACAGTTGCATCACCTTGATGGCGCCCGACAGCACCACCTATGAGGCATTGATTCTGGTCGAAGTTGAAAACGACGAAGTGGCAGGCCTGTATCTGCTGCCTTTGGCCTCTTTGGTGCCGGATCTGGAATATCGATTGGTCGGCGTTGACCGCGACGCCGCCGCATCCAAATTTTCCGAAGTGGCCTGCGTTTCCTTTACCCGCAACACAAAAATCACCATGGCTGATGGCACACAGGTCCCGATTGAGGATCTGCATATCGGTGACAAAGTGCTGACCCGTGATGCGGGCGCACAGGAAATCCGCTGGATTGGTCATTCTACCGTGCGGGCGGTGGGTGCCTTTGCCCCGGTCGTGATCCGCAAAGGCACATTGCATAACGAAAATGACCTGATCGTCAGCCCTGACCACCGGATTTTTGTCTATCAACGTCGCGATCGTCTGGGCGCTGGCCGTTCCGAAGTGTTGGTCAAAGTGCGCCACCTGATCAACGGAACCTCGGTTTATCAACAGGATGGCGGGTTTGTCGATTATTACCAATTGCTGTTTGATGACCACCAAATCATCTATGCAGAAGGCATCGCCGCAGAAAGCCTTCTGGTTGATCAACGCACCAAAGGCGCCCTGCCCCAGCATGTGCAGGACAATCTGAACCAAGCGCTGGGTGGACATATCAGATCCCATCACCTGGACTTTGAGGTCACCGAAAGCCTGCTGAGCCAGCCAGACGCAGTAGAATTGCTGAAACGCGCTTCTTCCAGCTAG
- a CDS encoding twin-arginine translocase TatA/TatE family subunit, translated as MLNNIGIPGILLIAVVVLVLFGRGKVSSLMGEVGKGITAFKRGVNDGKEELENEAAEAAADITPEVEKDKV; from the coding sequence ATGCTCAATAATATTGGTATTCCCGGCATTCTGCTGATCGCTGTTGTCGTTCTGGTCCTGTTTGGACGCGGCAAAGTTTCGTCATTGATGGGCGAAGTTGGCAAAGGCATCACAGCGTTCAAACGCGGTGTAAATGATGGCAAAGAAGAGCTGGAAAACGAAGCAGCTGAAGCGGCGGCTGACATCACACCAGAAGTCGAAAAAGACAAGGTTTAA
- a CDS encoding DVUA0089 family protein, which translates to MKTFFTAAAFCAAAASASASTLSGSELFEGTFVFDNDLETIGFELTSDALFTATSYGYSGGTSLMGDTITGGGFDTIFTLFDSDGRILVRDDDGGIGFDSMISMFLGAGTYSLVISQFSNDVIGSYLANGYEQDGLGGLSFTTVHGCSQGGFCDVDADNRTGNWAVELSAELSLPAVPVPASLPLMLAGLAGFGVMRRKKK; encoded by the coding sequence ATGAAAACTTTTTTCACAGCAGCGGCATTCTGCGCCGCTGCAGCGTCCGCCTCTGCGTCTACTTTGTCCGGCAGCGAACTCTTTGAAGGGACGTTTGTCTTTGACAACGATTTGGAAACCATTGGTTTTGAATTGACGTCAGATGCGCTTTTTACGGCAACGTCTTATGGCTATTCAGGTGGGACATCCCTGATGGGGGACACGATCACCGGCGGTGGTTTTGACACGATTTTCACATTGTTTGACAGCGACGGGCGGATATTGGTGCGCGACGACGATGGCGGAATTGGCTTTGATTCCATGATTTCAATGTTTCTGGGGGCAGGGACATATAGCCTGGTGATTTCTCAGTTTAGCAACGACGTTATCGGCAGTTATCTGGCCAATGGTTACGAACAAGACGGGCTGGGTGGATTGTCCTTTACGACCGTGCACGGATGTAGCCAGGGGGGGTTTTGTGACGTGGACGCTGATAATCGCACGGGCAATTGGGCGGTTGAGCTGAGCGCTGAGCTGTCATTGCCCGCGGTTCCGGTTCCGGCATCTTTGCCGTTGATGCTGGCTGGACTGGCCGGGTTTGGCGTCATGCGCCGCAAAAAGAAGTAG
- a CDS encoding helix-turn-helix transcriptional regulator: protein MPKRSDRLMHLMTRLRDGTLLRAEDLADELSVTERTIYRDMDALRRSGLPVEGTRGAGYRITAEITLPPLNLTIEELEALHLGLAAVAQSGDADLQNIAEGLAEKLDAALPEDGPNNPAGMGLSVHPFSATGSGTIHQAALRQAIRARQKLSLRIGTEPRIIRPLRLDYWGRFWSIVVWCETHNGFDEIRLDQIQELTPLPHLFVPETGKQLSDFERQAT, encoded by the coding sequence ATGCCCAAACGTTCAGACCGGTTAATGCACCTTATGACCCGTTTGCGGGACGGCACATTGCTGCGCGCAGAGGATTTGGCCGACGAATTGTCCGTCACCGAACGCACCATCTATCGTGATATGGATGCGTTGCGGCGTTCCGGTCTGCCGGTCGAAGGCACGCGCGGCGCGGGCTACAGGATCACCGCAGAAATCACCCTGCCGCCGCTGAACCTGACCATCGAAGAATTGGAGGCCTTGCATCTGGGACTGGCCGCCGTCGCCCAAAGTGGGGATGCGGACCTGCAAAACATCGCAGAAGGTTTGGCCGAAAAACTGGATGCCGCCCTGCCCGAAGATGGGCCAAATAACCCCGCCGGAATGGGGCTAAGCGTGCATCCCTTTAGCGCGACCGGTTCTGGCACCATTCATCAGGCGGCGCTGCGACAGGCCATCCGCGCACGTCAGAAATTATCGCTGCGCATTGGAACAGAACCCCGCATCATTCGCCCGCTTCGGCTTGATTATTGGGGCCGGTTCTGGAGCATCGTGGTCTGGTGTGAAACCCACAATGGTTTTGATGAAATTCGATTGGACCAAATCCAAGAGCTGACCCCATTGCCCCATCTATTTGTTCCGGAAACGGGGAAACAACTCAGTGATTTTGAACGTCAGGCGACCTAG
- a CDS encoding type III pantothenate kinase, producing MLLAIDCGNTNTVFSIWDGSRFLCTLRTSTHHSRTADAYFTWYSTLVKHYDLDVDITDVVISATVPRVVFNLRVFADRFFGCRPLVVGNEECLLPHAPRVDAGTGVGPDRLANAAGAFDRHGGDVVVVDFGTATNFDVVAHDGAYVGGVIAPGVNLSLEALHQGAAALPHVDIRQPAKVIGTNTVNCIQSGVFWGYVGLIQGLITRVKTEYGRPMKVVGTGGLAPLFAQGETLFDTIEDDLTMHGLTVIHQYNKDRT from the coding sequence ATGCTTCTTGCTATCGATTGCGGCAATACCAACACCGTGTTTTCCATTTGGGACGGGTCGCGTTTCTTGTGCACGTTACGCACATCGACCCACCATTCCCGCACGGCGGACGCTTATTTCACGTGGTATTCGACACTGGTGAAACATTACGATCTGGATGTGGACATCACCGATGTGGTGATTTCTGCGACCGTGCCACGTGTGGTGTTTAACCTGCGCGTGTTTGCAGATCGTTTTTTCGGCTGCCGCCCTTTGGTGGTTGGCAACGAAGAATGCCTGCTGCCTCATGCCCCGCGCGTGGATGCCGGGACCGGGGTTGGCCCGGATCGGCTGGCCAATGCGGCCGGTGCCTTTGATCGGCATGGCGGCGATGTTGTGGTTGTGGATTTTGGCACGGCGACCAATTTTGATGTTGTGGCCCATGACGGCGCCTATGTGGGCGGCGTGATTGCCCCCGGTGTGAATCTCAGCCTTGAGGCATTGCACCAAGGCGCCGCCGCGCTGCCGCATGTGGATATCCGACAACCCGCCAAGGTGATTGGCACCAACACCGTGAATTGTATTCAATCCGGGGTGTTTTGGGGCTATGTCGGTCTGATCCAAGGCCTGATCACGCGGGTTAAAACCGAATACGGACGTCCAATGAAGGTTGTTGGGACGGGGGGGCTGGCGCCTTTATTTGCGCAGGGCGAAACCTTGTTTGACACCATCGAGGACGATCTGACGATGCACGGTCTGACCGTGATCCATCAATATAATAAGGACCGGACATGA
- a CDS encoding biotin--[acetyl-CoA-carboxylase] ligase codes for MAEASRRVGDITRPTWILAHEQTRGRGRRGRVWANPKGNLAATLIYRPNVPPAEAAKRSFVMANALYSALADFVPDYKLAVKWPNDVLLAGGKIAGILLESSGQGGQVDWLSIGVGVNLSNTPENVHDSAFPPVALSSETDAPDAETFLTHLAATFAAREARMVKHGFDGIRTEWLRHAARKGEVITARTTQEDIAGIFDDVDDDGNLILITARGTRVIPAADIFF; via the coding sequence ATGGCAGAGGCCTCTCGTCGGGTGGGTGATATCACCCGCCCGACTTGGATTTTGGCCCATGAACAAACCCGCGGTCGCGGTCGTCGTGGGCGGGTCTGGGCCAACCCCAAAGGCAATCTTGCAGCGACGCTGATCTATCGTCCCAATGTGCCCCCAGCTGAGGCCGCAAAACGTAGTTTTGTGATGGCCAATGCGCTGTATTCTGCGCTGGCGGATTTTGTTCCGGATTACAAATTGGCCGTGAAATGGCCCAACGACGTTTTACTGGCCGGCGGCAAAATCGCAGGTATCCTGTTAGAGAGCAGCGGGCAGGGTGGTCAAGTTGACTGGCTGTCGATTGGGGTGGGGGTCAACCTGTCCAATACGCCTGAAAACGTGCATGATTCAGCGTTCCCGCCCGTCGCCTTGTCATCCGAAACAGACGCGCCGGATGCTGAAACCTTTTTGACCCATCTGGCCGCCACCTTTGCTGCGCGAGAGGCGCGTATGGTGAAACATGGCTTTGATGGCATCCGTACAGAATGGCTGCGACACGCAGCCCGAAAGGGCGAAGTTATCACCGCCCGCACCACCCAAGAGGACATTGCCGGAATTTTTGACGATGTGGACGATGACGGCAATCTGATCCTGATCACAGCCCGGGGCACACGTGTGATCCCTGCGGCGGATATCTTTTTCTAG
- the tatB gene encoding Sec-independent protein translocase protein TatB: MFDLGWTELLLIGIVALIVVGPKDLPVMFRTLGKFTGRLKGMAREFSTAMNQAADEAGVNDINKTLRAATNPLKASTDALRDTVTDAVNMDEAAKTPEMGPETAKLSQERQSAKDKVNAAMAQKALERKAQQAADKQAENAATTAVPPAATEVKE, encoded by the coding sequence ATGTTTGATCTCGGCTGGACCGAATTGCTGTTGATTGGGATCGTGGCGCTGATCGTCGTCGGCCCCAAAGATTTGCCCGTCATGTTTCGTACATTGGGCAAATTTACCGGCCGCCTAAAAGGCATGGCGCGCGAATTTTCAACCGCAATGAACCAAGCGGCGGACGAAGCAGGGGTGAATGACATCAACAAAACCCTGCGCGCAGCGACAAATCCATTGAAAGCCAGCACCGACGCTTTGCGGGATACGGTCACGGATGCGGTCAACATGGATGAGGCGGCAAAAACACCTGAAATGGGTCCTGAAACAGCCAAGCTGAGCCAAGAACGCCAGAGCGCCAAGGACAAAGTGAACGCGGCAATGGCGCAAAAAGCGTTGGAGCGTAAAGCGCAGCAAGCTGCTGACAAACAAGCGGAAAATGCTGCCACTACGGCGGTGCCACCCGCGGCGACTGAGGTAAAAGAATGA
- a CDS encoding SDR family oxidoreductase, whose product MDLGISGKRALVCASSKGLGRGCADALAEAGVDLVMNARGSEALEAAAAEIRAKYGVNVVTVAADVTTQDGQAAVLKEAQGVDILVTNAGGPPPGMWSDWGRDDFIAALDANMLTPIALMKALLPGMIDKGWGRVVNITSVSVKAPIAVLGLSNSARAGLTGYVAGTARQVAPNGVTINNLLPGIHATDRAVSLDTGVSNQQGISMEQAKANREATIPAQRYGTSAEFGATCAFMCSQHAGYMVGQNILLDGGAVNTTM is encoded by the coding sequence ATGGATCTTGGAATTTCTGGAAAACGTGCCTTGGTCTGTGCCTCATCCAAAGGATTGGGGCGCGGCTGTGCAGACGCGCTGGCAGAGGCGGGCGTTGATCTGGTGATGAACGCACGCGGATCCGAAGCGTTAGAAGCTGCCGCCGCAGAAATCCGGGCGAAATACGGTGTGAACGTTGTGACCGTTGCGGCGGATGTCACCACCCAAGATGGCCAAGCTGCCGTTTTGAAAGAGGCGCAAGGCGTTGATATCCTTGTTACAAATGCGGGTGGGCCGCCTCCGGGAATGTGGAGCGATTGGGGTCGGGATGATTTTATCGCCGCACTTGATGCCAATATGCTGACGCCGATTGCGCTGATGAAGGCATTGCTGCCCGGCATGATCGACAAAGGCTGGGGCCGGGTAGTCAACATCACATCTGTATCGGTCAAAGCCCCGATTGCCGTGCTGGGCCTGTCCAATTCTGCGCGCGCAGGTTTGACCGGTTACGTGGCCGGAACCGCCCGACAGGTCGCACCCAACGGTGTCACCATCAATAATTTGTTACCGGGCATCCATGCCACGGATCGCGCGGTTTCACTGGATACAGGTGTGTCCAATCAGCAGGGTATTTCCATGGAACAGGCCAAAGCCAACCGCGAAGCCACCATTCCTGCGCAGCGTTATGGCACATCGGCCGAATTTGGCGCGACATGTGCCTTTATGTGTTCGCAACATGCGGGGTACATGGTCGGGCAGAACATTCTGCTGGATGGTGGCGCTGTGAATACAACCATGTGA